The nucleotide sequence CAAATGCCCTGGGCCTGTCCTATTGGAAGGCCATGCTGCTGATCATCCTGCCCCAGGCCTTAAAAACCGTTATCCCTGGGATCGTCAATACCTTTATTGAGCTCTTTAAGGACACGACCCTGGTCTTGATCATTGGCCTCTTTGATCTCTTGGCCACGGTCCAGGCCTCCTTCACCGACAGTAAATGGCTGGGATTCTCTGCCGAAGGCTATATCTTTGCCGGGCTGATCTATTGGCTGTTCTGTTTTTCCATGTCCAGATACAGCCACCATCTGGAAAAGAAATTGCATACCGGGCACTGAGAACAAAGAGCCAGAGCCTGATCTCCTCACCGACAAAATTATGGGAAATACATCCACACAACAAGTAGAGTACGATCGATCCATTGCTATTGAACTCCAAGGAGTTCATAAATGGTACGGCACCTTTCATGTTCTGAAAAATATTAACCTGACAGTCCAACGTGGGGAAAAAATTATTATCTGCGGGCCCTCTGGTTGTGGGAAATCAACCCTTATCCGCTGTATCAACCGACTGGAAGAGCATCAGCGCGGGATGATTCAAGTGGATGGGGTGGAGATTGATGATGATCTCAAGCATATTGAACAGGTACGCCGTAATATTGGCATGGTCTTCCAGCAGTTTAATCTCTTTCCCCACCTGACCGTGATGGAGAACTGTTGCCTGGCCTTGATCTGGGTCCTGAAAAAACCCCGCCAAGAGGCTGAGGCCATTGCCCTGGATTACCTGGAACGGGTCAAGGTGGTGGATCAGGCCTATAAATATCCTGGCCAGCTCTCCGGTGGACAACAGCAGCGAGTGGCCATTGCCCGTTCTCTCTGCATGAATCCCAGTATTATGCTCTTTGATGAGCCGACCTCGGCCCTTGATCCGGAGATGATCAAAGAGGTCCTGGATGTTATGGTGGATCTGGCCCAGGACGGCATGACCATGCTCTGCGTCACCCATGAGATGGGCTTTGCCCGCACCGTTGCCGATCGGGTCCTCTTTATGGACTCTGGTGAGATTATTGAGGAGAATGATCCTGAAAACTTCTTTTCCAATCCGCAGTCAAAGCGGACCAAGCTCTTTTTGGGGCAGATTTTATAAGGCCAGGGCCGCAGGCCGCACTCAACCAAGGTATGAGCCAAAGCTTCCTGCCCTGGCCAAGAATATCCTTCCCCTCAGTCAGTTTGTCCTATGATTTTTTCAAATCCAGCACTCCGTTCCCCCCTTTTTCATAGGTATAGGTACAATACGCTGTTGCCTCTGTATATTGACAGGTCCCGGTGATGGTGCCACAACCGGTATAATCTGTAGGGATCACGATATCAAAACTGGTCGCGGTCACATTATAAATCTTCGCCCCTGAGGCCAGGGCGATGCCGCTCCATTCCAGGCCCAGGGCACAGGCATCGTCGATGACAAAATTATCGATAGTACCGCTGTTCTGAGCCCCGTCACAGGCGGTCTCGCTATAGGTCCCATTATAGGTCCCTGATAACTGCGCGCAGTTATCCAATAAGGGTTCGACTGAAGTATTGCCGCTCCCGTCATCACAACCTGCTATTCCCGCTCCTAAGCCAGCCGCTAATCCACTTGCGAGCGCAACAGACCACACCAATCTCAAGATTTTTCTATACATAAGTTCATATCCTTCAATGTACTTTCTTCTGCCCCATCCCATCTCGGTCCGGCCCGAGGCGCCAGGACAACACAATATGAAAGGGGTTACCTGATCGTAAAGGCATACTCTTTGACGCTCCTGCCGTTCAAAAAAAGACAACAGGTCCATGCCCCCAAAAAACGGGGAGAATAGGAGGACCCGGCAAAAATCCGGGAAAACATCCCCAACCTGCTCAGCTTGAAAACAAACATCCGCTGAAAGACCCCTGTCCTGTCTGCCCTAAATTGCTCATGCACCTGCTCCTGCACCGCACCGCTGGGATCAAGCCAATCAATGACCAGGTTCTGCTCACCTTGCCCGAGTCCTTCCAAGACAAGATAGGCATAGATGGTCTGCCCAGGATGGAAGACCTGACCCTCCCCCTGATACTGCCTGGTCTCGTAAAAGCGGAGCGAAGAGTGCACCTCCGCCTGCCCGTCAATAGAGGGGAGAAACAAGAGAGCAAGGAGCAGGAAAACAACCGTCTTGATCGCCTAAGCCCTGGTTAAGCTCCGATAGCGGATCCGATGGGGTTGATCTGCCTCTGCGCCCATCCGCTTTTTATAGTCCTGCTCGTATTCTGAGTAATTGCCCTCAAACCAGACCACCTTGGAATCGCCCTCAAAGGCCATGATATGGGTGGCAAGCCGATCCAGGAACCAGCGGTCATGGCTGATGATCACCGCGCAACCGCCGTAGCTCTCCAGGGCTTCTTCCAGGGCCCGCAAGGTATTCACATCCAGGTCATTGGTGGGCTCATCAAGCAGGAGTACGTTGCCGCCCTCTTTGAGCATCATGGCCAGATGGACCCGATTCCGCTGGCCACCGGAGATCTCTGAGACCTTATTCTGCTGGGCAGAGCCGCTGAAGTTAAATTTGCCCACATAGGCCCGGGCGTTGACCTCCTGGGTACCGAGCCAAATCGTCTCCTGGCCCTCAGAGATGGTCTCGTAGATGGTTTTGTTGGGATCAAGGTTATCACGGCCCTGATCCACATAGCAGAGCTTGACCGTCTCACCTATGCGGATGCTGCCCTCATCCGGCTCTTCCTGGCCGGTGATCATGCGAAAGAGAGTGGTCTTACCTGCGCCGTTGGGACCGACAATCCCGACGATGCCGCCCGGTGGCAGGGAAAAGGAAAGGTCCTCCACCAGGATCCGATCGCCATAGCTCTTGCTGATCCCCTCCCCCTCAATGACCACCTTGCCCAAACGGGGACCAGGTGGGATGTAGATCTCCAGCTTTTTCATCCGCTCAGAGGAGTCCTGGTTGAGGAGCTGCTCATATTGGTTGATACGGGCCTTGGCCTTGGCATGGCGGCCCTTGGGACTCATGCGAATCCACTCCAGCTCCCGTTGCAGGGTCCGCTGGCGCTCGCTCTCCTTTTTCTCTTCCAGGGCCAGGCGCTTCTGTTTCTGCTCCAGCCAGGAGGAATAGTTACCCTTCCAGGGGATACCCCGTCCCCGATCAAGCTCCAGGATCCAACCAGCCACGTTATCCAGAAAATAACGATCATGGGTGACCGCGATGACCGTGCCCTCGTAGCGCTGGAGATGATGCTCCAGCCAGGCCACGGACTCGGCATCCAGATGGTTGGTGGGCTCATCCAGGAGGAGGATATCCGGCTTCTTGAGGAGGATGCGACAGAGGGCCACCCGGCGTTTCTCACCCCCGGAGAGCACCCCGATCTTGGCCTCAGCAGGAGGACAGCGCAGGGCATCCATGGCCATCTCCAGACGGCTGTCCAGATTCCAGGCATCAGCGGCATCCAGCTGATCCTGGACCTCGCCCTGGCGTTCAATCAGGGCCTGCATGGCATCGTCGTCCATGGGTTCGGCAAATCGGGCATTGATCTGGTTATACTCTTCCAGCAGATCAACAACGCCCTGGACGCCCTGCTCGACAATATCACGCACGGTCTTATCTGGATCAAGCTCAGGCTCCTGCTCCAGCATGTCCACAGTAAAGCCCTCGGAGAGAAGGCTCTCGCCCTCAAAGTCCTTATCCTTGCCCGCCAGGATACGGAGCAAGGTACTCTTTCCTGAGCCGTTCAGGCCCAGCACCCCGATCTTGGCGCCGTAGAAATAGGAGAGGGAGATATCTTTAATAATAACTTGATCTTTGTACTTTTTACTGACCTTAATCATCGAATAGATGATCTTATTCGCTTCTTGTGCCATATGCTCCGTTCTGTATTGAATGAGGGTATTGACCGCCTTGGGTCGCTCGAACTTGTTGTGCTCGTCCGGCTGGAACCAAGCGGCTGGAAGATTTGTTCAGCGTTACTATCTGTTCATAAACTGTATCTTGTTTTTTTGCGAAGGATTTCTGCATGAATTTTGGGGGATATCCTTTGTTGTGGGATAGCACAGATCGCTGGCATTCATTGCTTGAATTTTCTAAGGACATGCGATAGATAAAGAGTTTTAGCTATCGTTTCAACCAGTTTTCCCTCTCGTTCGGAGCCTTATCGCAGAGACATTTGATACGTTTTGCCTGTAACTTCCGAGAAAAGCAATGCTTTTTGTTTGCAAATAAAAGGTTGTTTGTTATCAAGAGAAGGTTATTAGTAACAAACAAGGAGTTGTTTGTAGCTAACAGAAGGTTGTTTGTAATAAATAAGGAGTTGTTTGTAGCTAACAGAAGGTTGTTGATAACCAACGAAGGAGTGTTTGTTAACAAGAGAAGGTTGTTTGTAACAAACAAGGAGCTGTTTGCTATAAACAGAAGGTGTTTGATAACCAACGAAGGAGTGTTTGCTCCTAGCAAAAGATTGTTTGCTACCAACAAAAGGTTGTTGTTAATCAACGAAGGAGTGTTTGCTATCAACGGAAGGTGTTTGATAACCAACGAAGGAGTGTTTGCTATCAACGAAAGGTGTTTGATAACCAACGAGGGAATGTTTGCTCATGACAGAAGGTTGTCAGCTATTAACAAAAGGTTCTTGGTAGCCAACAAGGGGTTGTTTACTCCTGATAGAAAGCTCTCAGCTATCAAGAAGAATATTTTGTTTAACAGCAAGAATCTATTGTTTGTCCGTAAAGGTGTGTTACTGAGTAAACACTAGCATAAAAAAACTCCGCTCACTAACAATATTGCACAGAAAAACAATATATTACCAAAGGGGCTTCGATTTAAATGAATAAGTCTGGTTCAGGGTCAGCAACAAATGCAGGGATAGATTACCAGCAAAGAGTCTCTGCATTATTTCTAATAGCTTTACATTCTCAGTTCGACATCTCACAATTACTTAACATTAATGACGAATTAAATATTAAGTATGTTTCATACGAGACTGCAGAAAATGTAGATGATCTCAATATTATTTGCGATGACAACAAAATTTTATACATGCAAATTAAGCGCAAAATTGCGCTTTCCAAAAAAGACGGCTCTGAATTCCAAAAAGTAATTGAACAGTTTCTTTCTCAATATATCGCTGAACAAAAAATATCTGATCGGTTTCTTCTCATCACTACGTCAGACACATCAAAAAGTATTAAATATGATCTCAAAAAAATTTTTGACAGTATTAGGCTTAACGATACTGGATTTAAAGCGAACCCTTGCAATAATAACGAAGAAAAAACTTATTCAATCTTAGAAACAGTTTTTAATAACTCATATAAAAAACTGACCCAACATGAACCATCAAATAAAGATTTTGTTATATTTTGCAAGCAAGTATTCGTGTCTATTATTGATGTAGAAACCGATATGACAACAGAGAAAATAGCTGTCATGCTTTTGCACAGTGAAGGAATTAATATGCCATCACTGGTTTGGAACTACTTAGTATCCCAGAGTCTATATTATGCAACTAACAGATTATCTTTAAACCGTGATGGTATAAATAACACTCTAGCAAAATATCAAGCCAAAAAGCCTACTCAGAAAGAATTGGAAATTCAATTAAATGAACTTTTGAAACCGGTAATACTTAATGTTTCAGAGCTTGCAACAGGAAAGGATGTTTTCATAGTAGAGTCTTTTGTCGAAGGTCTTGATTACGCCATAGTTGAACTATTTAGATTCGATAGTAATGGAGAGAAAAGAGTAAAATTTGAGGACGACTATGTGCTATTAGGGGATAAAAAAGCAAAAGTTATTCGTCGTTTTTCCACAATGGTCGGCCTTCAAAGATATATGGAAGAAAACCAAGAATATTATAAAAATAAGAAAGTAGTAGTCCTTGAGTCGAGAGATATTGATACTGTTGAAGAAACCGAAGTGGCAAGAAAATATAAAGAATATTGCCATGAGCTACTCAACAAAAATACCACCCTTATCAATTGCATTCACTCTGGCAAAAGTTGCTTGTCAGCTTCATGTTATTTCGTTGAAGTTGACTACCCAAACTATCCTCCTGCAATTGGCATGGTTCGAGAGGAATGCTTGTTGCCACTTGATCGAATTCTCGGTAAGCCAATAATTCCGCAAGAAGATATTCGGTTCCCAACCGAAATAAACATATCGAGATGGATGAGTCTTCTCAATAAAGGTCAAGGGTTATTAAAATCATTACCTGAAGTCAAGAAAGATTTGAAATGTAAAGTGTTACAAGTGGGCTGGAATGAAGATAATCAAGTGTATGCTGAATACAACTATTGCATAAGAAAAAACTTGGAGGATGGGAGTTCAGACTATCTCTGTTCCAGAGGAAAAATTCAACGTTTTTCTAAATATGAAGCCGATATTCAGGCAGATTGCCTTAACTCTGATATCTTAAAGAATAAAAACAATGATAATCGGCTTTGTGTGTCCTCGAAAAACAGGAGGGTTATATCTCGTCCTTTTTTAATGAAAATCAAAGAAAACGGTGAGGAAGTTCTGGAAGTCAGATCCTTTGAAGTCTGCAAGTATAGTCAACTGTTGGGAGATCTATATAATAATTGCGATAATTATTATGCCCCTCTCTGTTTTGTCATACACAAAGATACTGAACAAATATTTGTAATCGGCGATATAGTCCCTCTTATTTCAAACCCTTTCCAACTATATTTATTCATTGAAAATTGGGGGGAAGCAGGTTTCATATTTGATGACCATTCATTGTCTGTTATCCATAATGACTATGAATTTGATAAACATATGAGAGATATTATCAATGACAGCCTATTTCCAATAATTGATCCAAAGTTTACGTCTCAACAGGAATTGGAAGAAGGCATTGTTATTAGAGAAATAAATAAATTTATCGAAGAACAAAAAAATGCACAACCAGATGCTTAACTTGACTACAACCAATCCTTGGTTGCGCTGATGCGATCAGTTATGGCGGTGCAGCAGGTTAGCCACTCATGAATAAGTACCAATATTCGGTATGGTAACAACATATGCAGAACAAGTCAATTCAGGCGACGACAAGAAAGCACTGATGCAGGTCGTTAGATATCGACAACCCCTCAAACAACGGAGCATTACAATGGACGACTACGAAAAATGGGAACAAGATTGCAAAAAGATCAAAAAAACGAACAAAGGCCTATTAAACGAATTTGAGGCATGGCTCAAAGCTTCCGGTCTCTCGGAAAAAACGATAAAGAAGCATCTTGAAAACGTTGACTTTTACCTCAATGAATATCTGCTGTACGAGGATGCAATTGAAGCAAAAGACGGTGCTGGCGATGTCGGTATGTTTCTGGGTTATTGGTTTATAAAAAAGGCAATGTGGGCAAGCAAATCAAGCATCAAGAGCAACGCAACAAGCCTGAAAAAGTTTTACACCTTTATGCATGAGAAAGGTTTGATAAAGAAAGAAGAACTGACAGATCTCAAACAAAGGATAAAAGAAGAGATGCCGGAATGGTTGGCAACCTTGGCCCGCTATGATGACCCCTCAGTTGAAGATGTTTGGTTCGAGTAGAACTCATCAACAAGATCTGGACGAAACGCCTGTCCTGTTATCAACACCTTGTACAAAGTAGAAAAGAAATGCCATACTCATTTTTTCATAGTCGTTTTCCTAAAGTTGCAGAGCGAGAAACCAGGTCAGTCACCGTGTATGATCCT is from Candidatus Electrothrix sp. GW3-4 and encodes:
- the ettA gene encoding energy-dependent translational throttle protein EttA, with translation MAQEANKIIYSMIKVSKKYKDQVIIKDISLSYFYGAKIGVLGLNGSGKSTLLRILAGKDKDFEGESLLSEGFTVDMLEQEPELDPDKTVRDIVEQGVQGVVDLLEEYNQINARFAEPMDDDAMQALIERQGEVQDQLDAADAWNLDSRLEMAMDALRCPPAEAKIGVLSGGEKRRVALCRILLKKPDILLLDEPTNHLDAESVAWLEHHLQRYEGTVIAVTHDRYFLDNVAGWILELDRGRGIPWKGNYSSWLEQKQKRLALEEKKESERQRTLQRELEWIRMSPKGRHAKAKARINQYEQLLNQDSSERMKKLEIYIPPGPRLGKVVIEGEGISKSYGDRILVEDLSFSLPPGGIVGIVGPNGAGKTTLFRMITGQEEPDEGSIRIGETVKLCYVDQGRDNLDPNKTIYETISEGQETIWLGTQEVNARAYVGKFNFSGSAQQNKVSEISGGQRNRVHLAMMLKEGGNVLLLDEPTNDLDVNTLRALEEALESYGGCAVIISHDRWFLDRLATHIMAFEGDSKVVWFEGNYSEYEQDYKKRMGAEADQPHRIRYRSLTRA
- a CDS encoding amino acid ABC transporter ATP-binding protein; this encodes MGNTSTQQVEYDRSIAIELQGVHKWYGTFHVLKNINLTVQRGEKIIICGPSGCGKSTLIRCINRLEEHQRGMIQVDGVEIDDDLKHIEQVRRNIGMVFQQFNLFPHLTVMENCCLALIWVLKKPRQEAEAIALDYLERVKVVDQAYKYPGQLSGGQQQRVAIARSLCMNPSIMLFDEPTSALDPEMIKEVLDVMVDLAQDGMTMLCVTHEMGFARTVADRVLFMDSGEIIEENDPENFFSNPQSKRTKLFLGQIL